In Littorina saxatilis isolate snail1 linkage group LG8, US_GU_Lsax_2.0, whole genome shotgun sequence, a single genomic region encodes these proteins:
- the LOC138973117 gene encoding multiple epidermal growth factor-like domains protein 9 produces the protein MEPSPRNLFWTAVFLAFSSITIAMAATTPPGNYGTTEPATGTTQATTSPPPPTTTTTTPPPSTTTTTTPPPSTTTCPPTPSPTPCPTTTPPPTCPTPPPCPTVAPTTPAPNPCDCTEDVSCVRQNGTCVNQTGGSCEPGTYPASKQPQLCDCKKRICCVPTNSGGEKTCGARNGNCQNATEISCPGYYETGLCNGLLDIQCCLPFCRN, from the exons atgGAGCCATCACCAAGGAACCTGTTTTGGACTGCGGTTTTTCTGGCGTTTTCCAGCATTACCATAGCAATGG CGGCGACCACTCCACCTGGTAACTATGGAACAACAGAGCCGGCTACGGGAACCACCCAAGCAACAacttcaccaccaccacccaccacGACAACAACTACACCACCACCATCCACCACGACAACAACTACACCACCACCATCCACCACGACATGTCCACCGACACCATCACCGACGCCATGcccgacaacaacaccaccaccgacATGCCCAACTCCACCACCGTGTCCTACTGTGGCACCAACGACTCCCGCCCCAAACCCATGCGATTGCACTGAAG ATGTCTCATGCGTACGGCAAAACGGCACGTGTGTGAATCAAACTGGTGGGAGTTGTGAACCCGGCACATATCCAGCCAGCAAACAGCCTCAGCTTTGTGACTGTAAGAAGCGTATCTGCTGCGTTCCCACGAATTCAg GTGGAGAGAAAACGTGCGGTGCGCGCAATGGTAACTGCCAAAATGCTACGGAAATTTCGTGCCCCGGATACTATGAAACAGGATTGTGCAATGGCCTCTTGGATATCCAGTGTTGTCTTCCCTTTTGCAGGAACTGA